One stretch of Robbsia betulipollinis DNA includes these proteins:
- a CDS encoding glutamate-5-semialdehyde dehydrogenase has product MHAMGRRARLASRDMARAPAALKNAALERIAQAIDAQREGLVACNARDLARARAAGMDAAFIDRLTLSDKALDTMVDGLRQVAALADPVGEISELKFRPSGIQVGRMRVPLGVIGIIYESRPNVTIDAAALCLKSGNAAILRGGSDAIESNTALAAIIAEALAQTGLPRDAVQVVDTTDRRAVGALITMTEYVDVLVPRGGKRLIERLMGEARVPMIKHLDGICHVYVDGRASPDKALRVCDNAKTHRYGTCNTMETLLIDQAADPAILTRLAQVYRDKGVALRACPATLARLAEAGFLPDAADAADASGAWLREAVEADWRTEYLAPVLAVRIVDGLDAAIAHINEYGSAHTDAIITEDHDRAMRFLREVDSASVMVNASTRFADGFEFGLGAEIGISNDKLHARGPVGLEGLTSLKYIVLGHGEVRA; this is encoded by the coding sequence ATGCACGCGATGGGCCGCCGCGCCCGGCTGGCCTCGCGCGACATGGCGCGCGCGCCGGCGGCGCTGAAGAATGCGGCGCTGGAGCGCATCGCGCAGGCGATCGACGCGCAGCGCGAGGGGCTGGTCGCCTGCAATGCCCGCGATCTGGCGCGCGCGCGCGCCGCGGGAATGGATGCGGCCTTCATCGACCGGCTGACGCTGTCGGACAAGGCGCTCGACACGATGGTCGACGGTCTGCGCCAGGTGGCGGCGCTGGCGGATCCCGTCGGCGAGATCTCCGAGCTGAAATTCCGCCCCAGCGGCATCCAGGTCGGGCGCATGCGGGTGCCGCTCGGCGTGATCGGCATCATCTACGAGTCGCGTCCGAACGTGACGATCGACGCCGCCGCGCTGTGCCTGAAGTCCGGCAACGCCGCGATCCTGCGCGGCGGTTCGGACGCGATCGAAAGCAACACGGCGCTGGCCGCCATCATCGCCGAGGCGCTCGCGCAGACCGGCCTGCCGCGCGACGCGGTGCAGGTCGTGGACACGACCGACCGCCGCGCGGTGGGCGCGCTGATCACGATGACCGAGTATGTCGACGTGCTGGTGCCGCGTGGCGGCAAGCGTCTGATCGAACGCCTGATGGGCGAGGCGCGGGTGCCGATGATCAAGCATCTCGACGGCATCTGTCACGTCTATGTCGACGGCCGCGCCAGCCCCGACAAGGCGCTGCGCGTGTGCGACAACGCCAAGACGCACCGTTACGGCACCTGCAACACGATGGAGACGCTGCTGATCGACCAGGCCGCGGATCCCGCGATCCTGACGCGGCTCGCGCAGGTCTACCGGGACAAGGGCGTCGCGTTGCGCGCCTGCCCGGCGACGCTCGCGCGTCTTGCCGAGGCGGGCTTTCTCCCCGATGCGGCCGACGCTGCGGACGCCTCGGGGGCGTGGCTGCGCGAGGCGGTCGAGGCCGACTGGCGCACCGAGTACCTCGCACCGGTGCTGGCGGTGCGCATCGTCGATGGCCTCGATGCGGCGATCGCGCACATCAATGAATACGGCTCGGCCCACACCGATGCGATCATTACCGAGGACCACGACCGGGCGATGCGTTTCCTGCGCGAAGTCGATTCGGCGAGCGTGATGGTCAATGCGTCGACGCGTTTCGCCGACGGGTTCGAGTTCGGCCTGGGCGCCGAGATCGGCATTTCCAACGACAAGCTGCACGCGCGCGGACCGGTCGGACTCGAAGGGCTGACATCGCTGAAATATATCGTCCTCGGGCACGGCGAAGTCCGCGCCTGA
- the holA gene encoding DNA polymerase III subunit delta codes for MLIRADALDAHLARGLKPLYTVWGDEVLLVQESVDRIRRAARAAGCTERVIHTVERGFDWSTVLGEAQSMSLFGERRVVELRIPGGKPGKEGADALKRMAYGAAADPDTITLVTLPRLDAATQKSAWFTALAEAGVVIRVDLVDRAQLGTWIGERLAAQQQRVAPGEPGRQALQFIVERVEGNLLAAYQEIQKLGLLYPAGVLSAEQIEAAVMNVARYDVFKLNEAMLAGDVARLARMIDGLRGEGEAAVLVLWAIAEEVRVLLRVRRGLDAGKPMALLLRENRVWGPRERLIAPALKRLGAPQPAAARLEAALAFAGRLDRQVKGLSPDLGIASVDALPANPWDGLFELSMRVALGEPVHHA; via the coding sequence CGCATCTTGCCCGCGGCCTGAAGCCGTTGTACACGGTGTGGGGCGACGAAGTGCTGCTCGTGCAGGAGTCGGTCGACCGGATCCGCCGCGCGGCGCGCGCCGCCGGCTGCACCGAGCGCGTGATCCACACCGTCGAGCGCGGCTTCGACTGGAGCACCGTGTTGGGGGAAGCGCAGTCGATGTCGCTGTTCGGCGAGCGCCGGGTGGTGGAGCTGCGCATCCCCGGGGGCAAGCCGGGCAAGGAAGGCGCGGACGCGTTGAAGCGCATGGCATACGGCGCGGCGGCGGACCCCGACACGATCACGCTGGTGACCCTGCCGCGGCTCGACGCGGCGACGCAGAAAAGCGCCTGGTTCACGGCGCTGGCGGAGGCCGGCGTCGTGATTCGTGTCGATCTCGTCGATCGCGCCCAGTTGGGAACGTGGATCGGCGAACGGCTGGCGGCCCAGCAGCAGCGGGTCGCGCCCGGCGAGCCGGGACGGCAGGCCTTGCAGTTCATCGTCGAACGCGTCGAGGGCAATCTGCTCGCGGCGTACCAGGAAATCCAGAAGCTCGGCCTGTTGTATCCGGCCGGCGTGCTGAGCGCCGAGCAGATCGAGGCCGCGGTGATGAACGTCGCCCGCTATGACGTTTTCAAGCTCAACGAAGCGATGCTGGCCGGCGACGTCGCGCGCCTTGCCCGGATGATCGACGGTTTGCGCGGCGAGGGCGAGGCGGCGGTGCTGGTGCTGTGGGCGATCGCCGAGGAGGTTCGCGTGCTGTTGCGCGTGCGCCGTGGGCTCGATGCGGGCAAGCCGATGGCGCTGCTGTTGCGCGAGAACCGCGTCTGGGGGCCGCGGGAGCGACTCATCGCGCCGGCGCTCAAGCGGCTGGGCGCGCCGCAGCCGGCGGCGGCCCGGCTCGAGGCGGCGCTGGCTTTCGCCGGGCGTCTGGACCGGCAGGTCAAGGGTTTGTCGCCGGATCTGGGCATCGCCTCCGTCGATGCGCTGCCCGCCAACCCCTGGGACGGGCTGTTCGAGCTGTCGATGCGCGTCGCGCTCGGCGAACCGGTTCATCACGCTTGA